A single Neospora caninum Liverpool complete genome, chromosome VIIb DNA region contains:
- a CDS encoding SRS domain-containing protein — protein MARYLVHAGGVFRPLGRVLLLAGLIQFVNRTAQSTAVEVPTHTCASDRIEVSLTPGNLAVKLVCPPESPLSPAGSNNALQYTNGTCGEQKTLTELLGNGSTATWDGSTLTMSKLPTEAKQICYQCKKSSDVTCTAVINVASMPKSCTASGAPGRSLTAGSGDLVLQVENTDAVYFTCPTNYNLDPDNASQVYVEEGEECANSPTTRDDIERKGDQTNGYSFRLKEQPQKEETFCYKCKKAGVKTGEECTIKVKSVTTTTTTVPESSTDDESTDSNASGAATVNYVTGLLWLAVMWLGYLL, from the coding sequence ATGGCGAGATATCTTGTCCACGCGGGCGGCGTGTTCCGCCCTCTAGGTCGCGTTCTGTTACTTGCTGGGCTCATTCAGTTTGTCAACCGCACTGCACAGTCTACGGCTGTTGAGGTGCCAACCCACACGTGCGCCAGTGACAGGATCGAGGTGTCGTTGACTCCCGGTAACCTGGCCGTCAAGCTGGTATGTCCCCCTGAGTCACCACTCTCTCCAGCTGGTTCCAATAATGCCCTTCAGTACACGAACGGCACATGCGGGGAACAAAAAACTTTGACTGAATTACTAGGAAATGGCTCTACAGCAACCTGGGACGGCTCGACACTGACAATGTCGAAGCTCCCCACCGAAGCAAAGCAAATATGTTACCAGTGCAAGAAAAGCAGTGACGTCACCTGCACAGCCGTAATCAACGTTGCGAGTATGCCCAAAAGCTGCACGGCTTCGGGGGCGCCGGGCCGTAGTTTAACAGCTGGATCAGGAGATCTTGTTCTCCAAGTAGAGAACACAGACGCGGTTTACTTCACCTGTCCTACTAACTACAATCTGGATCCCGATAATGCGTCGCAAGTATACgttgaagaaggagaagaatgCGCCAACAGCCCAACTACAAGAGACGACATTGAGCGAAAGGGAGATCAAACCAATGGTTACTCGTTCCGATTGAAGGAGCAACCGCAGAAGGAGGAAACGTTTTGCTACAAATGCAAGAAAGCGGGTGTTAAAACAGGCGAGGAGTGCACGATCAAAGTCAAAAGCGTAACTACAACCACAACAACAGTACCTGAATCGTCAACAGACGATGAATCTACGGATTCAAATGCTTCTGGAGCAGCGACAGTGAACTACGTCACGGGACTTTTGTGGCTGGCGGTCATGTGGCTGGGATACCTTTTGTAA
- a CDS encoding SRS domain-containing protein produces MASELVHTGGVFRPVGRALLLAGLIQFVNRTAQSTAVEVTTHTCASDRIEVSLTPGNLGVELECPRESTFTPSASNDALQYMSGTCGEQKSLTELLGSGSAATWDASQLKVTQLPTEAKQICYQCKNGSKVTCTAVINVASMPKSCTAPGTGQVLKAGASQDLILTVEGENPVFFTCPSGFTLDPSTATQVYVGEECGEQPTQRDIERKGDQTNGYSFRLKEQPTAEETFCYKCKKADVKTGAGCTIKIKSVTTTTTTATGSSTDDESTDSNTSGAETLNYVSGVVCAAAMWVGYLL; encoded by the coding sequence ATGGCAAGCGAACTTGTCCACACGGGCGGCGTGTTTCGCCCTGTTGGCCGCGCTCTGTTACTTGCTGGGCTCATTCAGTTTGTCAACCGCACTGCACAGTCTACGGCTGTTGAGGTGACCACCCACACGTGCGCCAGTGACAGGATCGAGGTTTCGTTGACTCCCGGTAACCTGGGTGTTGAATTAGAGTGCCCCCGTGAGTCAACATTCACTCCAAGTGCATCCAATGATGCCCTTCAGTATATGAGTGGCACCTGTGGAGAACAAAAAAGTTTGACTGAATTGCTAGGAAGTGGCTCTGCAGCAACCTGGGACGCCTCGCAGCTGAAAGTCACGCAGCTCCCCACCGAAGCAAAACAAATATGTTACCAGTGCAAGAACGGCAGTAAAGTCACCTGCACAGCGGTAATCAACGTGGCGAGCATGCCAAAAAGTTGCACGGCTCCGGGAACGGGACAAGTGTTGAAAGCAGGAGCATCACAGGACCTCATTCTCACAGTGGAGGGCGAGAACCCTGTTTTCTTCACCTGTCCCTCTGGTTTCACTCTTGATCCCTCTACTGCAACACAGGTATACGTTGGAGAAGAATGCGGAGAACAACCAACTCAAAGGGACATTGAGCGAAAGGGAGATCAAACCAATGGTTACTCGTTCCGATTGAAGGAGCAACCGACGGCGGAGGAAACGTTTTGCTACAAATGCAAGAAAGCGGATGTTAAGACAGGCGCCGGGTGCACAATCAAAATCAAAAGTGTAACTACAACCACAACAACAGCAACTGGCTCGTCAACAGACGATGAATCCACGGATTCAAATACTTCCGGAGCAGAGACGCTGAACTATGTCAGTGGAGTCGTTTGCGCAGCTGCCATGTGGGTGGGATACCTTTTGTAA